The Nitrospirota bacterium region AAATGAGAAGTTTTTAAGTTCTCATTTCCCATTTCCAATTTCCTATTTAAGGTTTAAGGAGGAATAGATGCCGAGAGCTAAAGGTGGATTCAAGACCCGCAGAAGAAGAAAGAAAATTCTTCAGATGGCAAAGGGCTATTATGGCGCTAAGAGCCGTCTTTACAGAATTGCTACTGAAGCGGTTGACCGGGCCCTGAGATATGCTTATAGGGACAGGCGTGTGAGAAAGAGAGAATTCAGGTCTCTGTGGATAACAAGGATTAATGCTGCAGTGCGTTCTTTTGGCCTTACATACAGCCAGTTTATTTCAGGCCTTTCAAAGGCAAATATCAACCTGAACAGAAAGGTTCTTGCCGACATGGCCATCAGGGACCCTAAGGCCTTTGGTGAACTTACCGAGAAGGCGAAAAAGGGCCTTGCGGCTGGCGAATAACACCAGGGCCTGAATCGGGGCATGGTGAAAGAAGAAATCCTTTCCATAAAAACCCTTGCTGAGCAAGAGCTAAAAGAAGCAAAAGACCTTAAAGCCCTTTATGCGCTCAGGGTAAAATACCTGGGGAAAAAAGGGCTTCTTACCGAGAAATTAAAATCCCTCGGCAACCTTCCCAGGGAGCTCAGGCCTGAAGTTGGTAGTGTCCTGAACGAGGTAAAAGAATATCTGGAAGCGGCTTTAACCAATCAGGAAGCCGTTGTCAAGGCCTTAAGCAGAGAAGATATCCTCAAGGCCCAGAAAATTGATGTAACCATCCCGGGCTGTTTTGTGCCTTCAGGGAGACAGCATCCTATAGCCACTGTCCTTGATGAGATTGTAGATATTTTTGTATCCCTCGGGTTTAAAGTCGAGGAAGGGCCTGAAGTAGAGCTCGATTATTATAATTTTGAGGCCCTGAATATCCCGAAAGACCATCCAGCCAGAGACATGCAGGATACCTTTTATATCACCGACGATATTCTGCTGCGAACTCACACCTCACCTGTTCAGATAAGGGTTATGGAAAAGCATAAACCCCCTCTTAAAGTTATTGCCCCGGGCAAGGTTTACAGGTGTGACGCAGACATCACTCATACTCCGATGTTTCATCAAGTTGAAGGTTTTATGGTGGACAGCCATATTACAATGAGCGACCTTAAAGGCGTATTGGAACTCTTTATTCACGCCATGTTCGGACCAGAAACTCCAGTAAGATTCAGGCCAAGTTTTTTCCCATTTACAGAGCCCAGTGCAGAGGTGGATATTGGTTGCGTTATATGCAAAGGGAGTGGATGTAAGGTCTGTAAGGGGGCAGGGTGGCTTGAAATCCTCGGTGCAGGCATGATTAACCCCAGGGTCTTTGAGGCAGTTGGATACAGCGGAGAATATACAGGATTTGCTTTTGGTATGGGTGTGGAACGCATAACAATGCTCAAGTTCGGCATTGATGACATCAGGCTATTTTTTGAAAATGACATAAGATTTCTGGAGCAGTTCTGATGGAAAACACAGAGATATCTGCGGTCATCTGTGCTTTTTTATCTGTGATCGTCTGTGTTTAAATAACTTAGGAGATTTAGATGAAGGTATCATTAAAGTGGCTCAAGGAGTTTGTGGATTTTTCCCTCGGCCCCGGAGAACTCGCCAGTGTGTTTACCATGTCAGGTTTAGAAGTGGAAGGCATGGAAGAGTACAAAGGCGATACAATGTTTGACATTAATGTTACACCCAACAGGCCTGATTGCCTGAGCATTATAGGTATTGCCAGAGAGCTTTCAGCTATATTAGAAACTCCCTTAAGACATAAGACCATTACATTAAAAGAAACAGAAAAGAAATGTCCGGCCATAAAAATAATTGATGCAGACCTTTGCCTGAGATATTCGGCGAGGGTAATCAGAGACGTTAAAGTAGGGCTGTCGCCTTCCTGGATTACAGAACGCCTGCTGGCTCATGGTATACGGCCTGTTAATAATATTGTAGACATAACAAATTATGTGCTTCTGGAAATGGGACATCCCCTCCACGCCTTTGATATGGAAAAATTATCAGGTGACACAATCAGGATTGCGCGTGCAGGGAAAATTGATAAATTTACTACCCTCGATGCAATAGATAGGTCAATAAGTCCTCCAATGCTTTTAATCTGGGATTCCTTACAACCGATTGCCATAGCAGGTGTTATGGGAGGATTAAACACTGCAGTTTCTTTATCTACAAAAAATGTATTGCTTGAAAGCGCTTATTTTGACCCTATCTCGATAAGAAGAACTTCCAGGGAATTAAATCTTAAAACAGAGGCCTCATACAGATTTGAAAGGGGAACTGATATCGAAGGCCTAATACTGGCACTGGACAGGGCAGCCCAACTTATTGCTGAAGTCACAGGTGGTCCCGAAACTTCGGGATCAGTAAGGGTAGATGAATATCCTAAACCTTTTATTCGGTTAGAAATCTCTATAAGGACAGAGGCAGTTCAAAGGACTTTGGGGATTAAAATAAATGGTGAGAAAATCAAAACTATCCTGAGTGCCTTGGGAATGAAGGTAAAGTCAAAAGATAACGGATTTATAGTAACCCCACCTACGTACAGGAGAGATTTATGTAGAGAAGTAGACCTCATAGAAGAGGTGGCAAGGATTTATGGTTATGATAAAATTTTAGCTGCTTTACCTCAGACAGCAATGATACCAGGAGGCGAGAGCCAACGAAGGAAGCTGATAAAGAGAGTTAAAGAGTCTCTTGGAAAATCAGGGTATTCTGAGGCAATCAACTATAGTTTCATGAATCCTGCAAGTCTTGATATATTGAGACTTTCGCCCCACGATCATAGAAGAAATTTTCTCAGGTTAAGAAATCCTCTACGCAAAGAGGAGGAAGCCCTGAGGACAACCCTCGTTCCATCTCTCCTGTCAAATCTGCAATGGAACACAAGCCGGGGCATAAAATCCCTTAAGCTCTTTGAAGTTTCAAAGGTCTTCTCCCCCATAAAAAAAGATGTCCTGCCTGAAGAGACAACTCTTTTAAGTGCGGTCTGCCTTAAAGATAGAGGGCCATCCCTTTATCTGAGCAAACATGATGGCCTTTATGATCTCAAAGGAGCCCTGGAGGCCCTGTTTATTGATCTTAAAATAAACTATTCCTTCATCCCAATACTCCAATACTCCAATGCTCCATCACTCATCCCTGAGGGTAGGGGAGGTTATTCCGCCTACGGCGGATCCGCCGTAGGCGGAAAAGAGCCCTATCTGCATCCTGGTAAGTCATGCATGATTAAGATCGAAGGTGAAGCGGTTGGATTCTTAGGAAGCCTTCACCCGGATATTGCAGATGCCCTCGATATAAGAGGCGATATTTCTCTGTTTGAACTAAATCTGGATAAACTCCTTTCCCTCACACAAACAAAGATCACCTATCAGAGTATTCCAAAGTATCCTTACGTTGAAAGAGATATGGCTATTATAGTCCCAGAAGATATAACAGCAAATGACGTAGAGATGGCTATAAAAACATTTCCCTCAGAGATAATTGAATCCGTGAGTTTATTCGATATATATACCGGAAAACCAATTCCAGAAGGGGGAAAAAGCCTTGCCTTTTCCATACGATACAGGGCTAAAGACAGAACCCTGACGGATGACGAAGTCGACTCATTGCATTTAAATATTTTAGAAAGCTTAAAGAAAGTTGTAAGGGCGGAATTGCGCACT contains the following coding sequences:
- the rplT gene encoding 50S ribosomal protein L20; this encodes MPRAKGGFKTRRRRKKILQMAKGYYGAKSRLYRIATEAVDRALRYAYRDRRVRKREFRSLWITRINAAVRSFGLTYSQFISGLSKANINLNRKVLADMAIRDPKAFGELTEKAKKGLAAGE
- the pheS gene encoding phenylalanine--tRNA ligase subunit alpha; its protein translation is MVKEEILSIKTLAEQELKEAKDLKALYALRVKYLGKKGLLTEKLKSLGNLPRELRPEVGSVLNEVKEYLEAALTNQEAVVKALSREDILKAQKIDVTIPGCFVPSGRQHPIATVLDEIVDIFVSLGFKVEEGPEVELDYYNFEALNIPKDHPARDMQDTFYITDDILLRTHTSPVQIRVMEKHKPPLKVIAPGKVYRCDADITHTPMFHQVEGFMVDSHITMSDLKGVLELFIHAMFGPETPVRFRPSFFPFTEPSAEVDIGCVICKGSGCKVCKGAGWLEILGAGMINPRVFEAVGYSGEYTGFAFGMGVERITMLKFGIDDIRLFFENDIRFLEQF
- a CDS encoding phenylalanine--tRNA ligase subunit beta — translated: MKVSLKWLKEFVDFSLGPGELASVFTMSGLEVEGMEEYKGDTMFDINVTPNRPDCLSIIGIARELSAILETPLRHKTITLKETEKKCPAIKIIDADLCLRYSARVIRDVKVGLSPSWITERLLAHGIRPVNNIVDITNYVLLEMGHPLHAFDMEKLSGDTIRIARAGKIDKFTTLDAIDRSISPPMLLIWDSLQPIAIAGVMGGLNTAVSLSTKNVLLESAYFDPISIRRTSRELNLKTEASYRFERGTDIEGLILALDRAAQLIAEVTGGPETSGSVRVDEYPKPFIRLEISIRTEAVQRTLGIKINGEKIKTILSALGMKVKSKDNGFIVTPPTYRRDLCREVDLIEEVARIYGYDKILAALPQTAMIPGGESQRRKLIKRVKESLGKSGYSEAINYSFMNPASLDILRLSPHDHRRNFLRLRNPLRKEEEALRTTLVPSLLSNLQWNTSRGIKSLKLFEVSKVFSPIKKDVLPEETTLLSAVCLKDRGPSLYLSKHDGLYDLKGALEALFIDLKINYSFIPILQYSNAPSLIPEGRGGYSAYGGSAVGGKEPYLHPGKSCMIKIEGEAVGFLGSLHPDIADALDIRGDISLFELNLDKLLSLTQTKITYQSIPKYPYVERDMAIIVPEDITANDVEMAIKTFPSEIIESVSLFDIYTGKPIPEGGKSLAFSIRYRAKDRTLTDDEVDSLHLNILESLKKVVRAELRT